A region from the Catenulispora sp. MAP5-51 genome encodes:
- a CDS encoding FMN reductase, with translation MLPARAHPGPPRPGPAGDVLRLVAVTAGLGQPSTARILADRLAEAARGRLGERGRQVLVEVLELRDLALDIAGAMVAGFPGAKLRAALDAVEGADGLIAVSPIYTASYSGLFKSFFDVLDKDALTSKPTLIAATGGTARHSLALDHALRPMFAYLRAFIVPTAVFAASEDWASAGEGALFERIERAGGELADLMAGQPGAARRRRDEFEDVVPFEQRMAALRSGI, from the coding sequence CTGCTTCCGGCCCGGGCCCACCCCGGCCCGCCGCGCCCCGGCCCGGCCGGCGACGTCCTGCGCCTGGTCGCCGTCACCGCGGGCCTGGGCCAGCCCTCGACCGCGCGCATCCTGGCCGACCGGCTGGCCGAGGCGGCGCGCGGCCGGCTCGGCGAGCGCGGGCGGCAGGTGCTGGTGGAGGTCCTGGAGCTGCGCGATCTGGCGCTGGACATCGCCGGCGCGATGGTCGCCGGCTTCCCCGGCGCCAAGCTGCGCGCCGCGCTGGACGCCGTGGAGGGCGCCGACGGCCTGATCGCCGTCAGCCCCATCTACACCGCCAGCTACAGCGGCCTGTTCAAGTCCTTCTTCGACGTCCTGGACAAGGACGCGCTGACCAGCAAGCCGACGCTGATAGCGGCCACCGGCGGCACCGCCCGCCACTCGCTGGCGCTGGACCACGCGCTGCGCCCGATGTTCGCTTACCTGCGCGCCTTCATCGTCCCGACCGCGGTGTTCGCCGCCTCGGAGGACTGGGCCTCGGCCGGGGAGGGGGCGCTGTTCGAGCGCATCGAGCGGGCCGGCGGCGAACTGGCCGACCTGATGGCCGGCCAGCCGGGCGCCGCCCGCCGGCGCCGCGACGAGTTCGAGGACGTCGTGCCCTTCGAGCAGCGGATGGCGGCGCTCAGGTCCGGGATCTGA
- a CDS encoding LLM class flavin-dependent oxidoreductase: MQFGVFTVGDVTPDPTTGRAPTEHERIKAMAAIAEHAEQAGLDVFATGEHHNPPFVPSSPTTLLGWIAGRTSKLLLSTATTLITTNDPVKIAEDYAMLQHLADGRVDLIMGRGNTGPVYPWFGKDIRDGIDLALENYALLRRLWDEDVVDWSGRFRTPLQGFTATPRPLDGVAPFVWHGSIRSPEIAEQAAYYGDGFFHNNIFWPKEHTQRMVALYRRRFAHYGHGTEQQAIVGLGGQVFMRKNSQDAVREFRPYFDNAPVYGHGPSLEEFTAETPLTVGTPEQVIERTLSFRDYVGDYQRQLFLLDHAGLPLKTVLEQIDLLGEQVVPVLRKEFAIGRPADVPDAPTHASLAARSAGSQAGTAATRDDERSALFDTKEAIAP, encoded by the coding sequence ATGCAGTTCGGCGTCTTCACCGTCGGAGACGTGACGCCCGACCCCACGACGGGCCGCGCGCCGACCGAGCACGAGCGCATCAAGGCGATGGCCGCCATCGCCGAGCACGCGGAGCAGGCCGGCCTGGACGTCTTCGCCACCGGCGAGCACCACAACCCGCCGTTCGTCCCCTCCTCCCCGACCACGCTGCTGGGCTGGATCGCCGGCCGCACCTCCAAGCTGCTGCTGAGCACCGCGACCACGCTGATCACCACCAACGACCCGGTGAAGATCGCCGAGGACTACGCGATGCTGCAGCACCTGGCCGACGGCCGCGTGGACCTGATCATGGGCCGCGGCAACACCGGCCCGGTGTACCCGTGGTTCGGCAAGGACATCCGCGACGGCATCGACCTGGCCCTGGAGAACTACGCGCTGCTGCGCCGGCTCTGGGACGAGGACGTCGTCGACTGGTCCGGCCGCTTCCGCACCCCGCTGCAGGGCTTCACCGCCACGCCCCGGCCGCTGGACGGCGTCGCGCCGTTCGTCTGGCACGGCTCGATCCGCTCCCCCGAGATCGCCGAGCAGGCCGCGTACTATGGGGACGGTTTCTTCCACAACAACATCTTCTGGCCGAAGGAACACACGCAGCGCATGGTCGCGCTGTACCGCCGGCGCTTCGCCCACTACGGGCACGGCACCGAGCAGCAGGCGATCGTCGGATTGGGCGGCCAGGTGTTCATGCGCAAGAACTCCCAGGACGCGGTCCGCGAGTTCCGGCCCTACTTCGACAACGCACCGGTCTACGGCCACGGCCCCTCCCTGGAGGAGTTCACGGCCGAGACCCCGCTCACGGTCGGCACCCCGGAGCAGGTGATCGAGCGCACCCTGTCCTTCCGCGACTACGTCGGCGACTACCAGCGCCAGCTGTTCCTGCTGGACCACGCCGGCCTGCCGCTGAAGACGGTGCTGGAGCAGATCGACCTGCTCGGCGAGCAGGTGGTCCCGGTGCTGCGCAAGGAGTTCGCGATCGGCCGCCCCGCCGACGTCCCGGACGCCCCGACCCATGCGAGCCTGGCGGCCCGGTCCGCCGGGAGCCAGGCGGGGACGGCCGCGACGCGGGATGATGAGCGGTCGGCTTTGTTCGACACGAAGGAGGCCATCGCACCGTGA
- a CDS encoding FUSC family protein, with protein MRDPTPVKDHAARLVRFQRIEIDATRLVLSGIALALPVAVGAATGHLSEGLTAVLGALLVSSAGHEGGWKARGADLGATAAVGALVVWLGAVLGAQGGVAGVWIVAVACAAALLGGIGTLEARIAAIATVFTVIGAHLGTGPDSPGHILLYVLLGMATAAALTLGTHALGRALSPLRRRELEGPPGPEWPFRRDVPKWRAELRTWHGWQYAVRLTASMAVAEVVAQFRPGAHSYWIALTVSLVVLRDEAAAPMRALERGLGTTIGVLVGGGLIGVLPTWGIVALIGVIGAVRPYLKLANYTAYAAVMTPLITMLNELGNDISWAVLRERALDTLIGCAIGLCVGYLPWRMWSSRQG; from the coding sequence GTGAGGGACCCGACCCCGGTCAAAGACCACGCCGCGCGCCTCGTCCGCTTCCAGCGCATCGAGATCGACGCCACGCGGCTGGTCCTGTCCGGGATCGCGCTGGCGCTCCCGGTCGCGGTCGGCGCGGCGACCGGCCACCTGTCCGAGGGCCTGACCGCGGTCCTGGGCGCGCTGCTGGTCAGCTCGGCCGGGCACGAGGGCGGGTGGAAGGCCCGCGGCGCCGACCTCGGCGCGACGGCCGCGGTCGGCGCGCTCGTGGTCTGGCTCGGGGCGGTGCTCGGCGCGCAAGGCGGCGTGGCCGGCGTCTGGATCGTCGCGGTGGCCTGCGCGGCGGCGCTGCTCGGCGGCATCGGGACGCTGGAGGCGCGGATCGCCGCGATCGCGACGGTGTTCACCGTCATCGGCGCGCACCTGGGCACGGGCCCCGATTCGCCCGGGCACATCCTGCTGTACGTCCTGCTGGGCATGGCGACAGCCGCCGCGCTCACCCTCGGCACCCACGCCCTGGGCCGCGCGCTGTCACCCCTTCGGCGCAGAGAACTGGAGGGGCCGCCGGGGCCGGAGTGGCCGTTCCGGCGGGACGTGCCGAAGTGGCGCGCCGAGTTGCGCACGTGGCACGGCTGGCAGTACGCGGTACGCCTGACCGCATCGATGGCGGTGGCCGAGGTGGTCGCGCAGTTCCGGCCCGGCGCGCACTCGTACTGGATCGCGCTGACGGTCTCGCTGGTGGTCCTGCGCGACGAGGCCGCGGCGCCGATGCGCGCGCTGGAGCGCGGCCTGGGCACGACGATCGGCGTGCTGGTCGGCGGCGGGCTGATCGGGGTGCTGCCGACCTGGGGCATCGTGGCGCTGATCGGCGTCATCGGGGCGGTGCGGCCGTATCTGAAGCTGGCCAACTACACCGCCTACGCCGCCGTGATGACCCCGCTGATCACGATGCTGAACGAACTCGGCAACGACATCTCGTGGGCGGTGCTGCGCGAACGCGCCCTGGACACGCTGATCGGCTGCGCGATCGGGCTGTGCGTGGGCTACCTGCCGTGGCGGATGTGGTCAAGCAGACAGGGCTGA
- a CDS encoding L-rhamnose mutarotase, which yields MRVAIHTRLKPEGITGYEQAHGDIPPEIPELLRAGGCTAWTIWRNGVDLFHLVECEDWEALKAFLADKEADHAWQARVGVFRDFSLAGGDEPLPVIFTLPEG from the coding sequence GTGCGGGTCGCCATCCACACCCGGCTGAAGCCGGAGGGCATCACAGGGTACGAACAGGCACACGGCGACATCCCGCCGGAGATCCCGGAACTGCTGCGGGCCGGCGGCTGCACGGCGTGGACGATCTGGCGCAACGGCGTGGACCTGTTCCACCTGGTCGAGTGCGAGGACTGGGAAGCGCTGAAGGCGTTCCTGGCCGACAAGGAGGCCGATCACGCGTGGCAGGCGCGAGTCGGGGTATTCCGTGACTTCTCGCTCGCCGGCGGAGACGAGCCGCTGCCGGTGATCTTCACACTGCCGGAGGGCTGA
- a CDS encoding amidohydrolase, with the protein MRIVDAHHHLWDLGVRDQPWTAELPALRRSFHLADLEPLAAAAGVSATVLVQTIHAVDETPEMLELAETSDLIAGVVGWTDVAAPTFGERLSELLSGVGGRRLVGIRHQVQELPDGAWLTEPDTLRGLRQLAPTGLAFDLIVRADQLPACVAAARAVPDLRFVLDHLGKPPIAAGDREPWATDVRALAELPNVSCKLSGMVTEADPEHWTVADLRPYADVVLEAFGPERVMFGSDWPVSTLGASYPQVVETATLLTAELSEAEREAVFGGTATAIYGLA; encoded by the coding sequence ATGCGGATCGTCGACGCGCACCACCATCTGTGGGATCTCGGCGTGCGGGACCAGCCGTGGACGGCGGAACTGCCCGCCCTGCGCCGCAGCTTCCACCTGGCCGACCTGGAGCCGCTGGCCGCCGCGGCCGGGGTCTCGGCGACCGTGCTGGTGCAGACCATCCACGCGGTCGACGAGACCCCGGAGATGCTGGAGCTGGCCGAGACATCGGATCTCATCGCCGGGGTGGTGGGCTGGACCGACGTCGCCGCGCCGACCTTCGGCGAGCGGCTGAGCGAACTGCTCTCCGGCGTCGGCGGACGCCGGCTGGTGGGCATCCGGCACCAGGTGCAGGAACTGCCGGACGGCGCCTGGCTGACCGAGCCGGACACGCTCAGGGGCCTGCGCCAACTGGCGCCGACCGGGCTGGCCTTCGACCTGATCGTGCGCGCCGACCAGCTCCCGGCCTGCGTGGCCGCCGCGCGCGCCGTGCCGGACCTCCGCTTCGTCCTGGACCACCTGGGCAAGCCGCCGATCGCGGCCGGCGACCGCGAGCCGTGGGCCACGGATGTCAGGGCCCTGGCAGAATTGCCGAACGTCAGCTGCAAGCTGTCCGGCATGGTCACCGAGGCGGACCCGGAGCACTGGACGGTCGCGGACCTGCGGCCCTACGCCGACGTGGTGCTGGAGGCGTTCGGGCCCGAGCGCGTGATGTTCGGCAGCGACTGGCCGGTGAGCACGCTCGGCGCGAGTTACCCACAGGTTGTGGAAACCGCGACGCTGCTGACAGCCGAGCTGTCCGAGGCCGAGCGCGAAGCGGTGTTCGGCGGCACCGCGACGGCGATCTACGGGCTGGCGTAG
- a CDS encoding TrmH family RNA methyltransferase has protein sequence MRAHQRVASRNARFQQWQTLLTNRQKRQRAGRFLVQGVRPLTLAAEQGWGIEELLVDADRRLSRWAEDYIDAVAVADAEVVALPGDMLAELGEKDQDTAPELLAVVAMPPDDLTRVRLTDDFLGIAFDRPSQPGNLGTLIRSADAFGAAGLVVTGHAADVYDPRTVRASTGSLFGLPTVRTQSHREVLEWLSGTGVTIVGTDENGDTDIEDYDFCAPTLIVVGNEAVGMSTAWREACDRVLSIPMSGTASSLNAANAATVVLYEAARQRRRR, from the coding sequence ATGCGCGCACACCAACGGGTGGCTTCCCGCAACGCCAGGTTCCAGCAATGGCAGACCCTGCTCACCAACCGCCAGAAGCGCCAGCGCGCGGGCCGCTTCCTGGTCCAGGGCGTCAGGCCCCTGACCCTGGCCGCCGAACAGGGCTGGGGCATCGAGGAACTCCTGGTCGACGCCGACCGCCGCCTCTCCCGCTGGGCCGAGGACTACATCGACGCGGTCGCCGTGGCCGACGCCGAGGTGGTCGCACTCCCCGGCGACATGCTGGCCGAACTCGGCGAGAAGGACCAGGACACCGCCCCCGAACTGCTCGCCGTGGTCGCCATGCCCCCGGACGACCTCACCCGCGTCCGCCTCACCGACGACTTCCTCGGCATCGCCTTCGACCGCCCGTCCCAGCCCGGCAACCTCGGCACCCTGATCCGCTCCGCGGACGCCTTCGGCGCCGCCGGCCTGGTCGTCACCGGCCACGCCGCCGACGTCTACGACCCGCGCACCGTGCGCGCCAGCACCGGCTCCCTGTTCGGCCTGCCGACCGTCCGCACCCAATCGCACCGCGAAGTCCTGGAATGGCTGTCCGGAACCGGCGTCACCATCGTCGGCACCGACGAGAACGGCGACACCGACATCGAGGACTACGACTTCTGCGCCCCGACCCTGATCGTGGTCGGCAACGAGGCCGTGGGAATGAGCACGGCCTGGCGCGAGGCCTGCGACCGCGTACTGAGCATCCCGATGAGCGGGACGGCGAGTTCGCTGAACGCCGCCAACGCGGCCACGGTGGTCTTGTACGAAGCGGCGCGGCAGCGGAGGCGGCGGTAG
- a CDS encoding class I SAM-dependent methyltransferase: MSKSEDPSTSSVSETFDEAERVLWADAGSGYDAVYASLCAYTIPALLDGAAVSAGSTLLDVGTGTGTVARAAVARGARVTAVDAEPSMLDLARMKAPEAEFLLAVVPDLPFEPGTFDAVAGNFVLDHFGRPKVALRALRDVAKVGGRVAFTLWPAERSAGRSVFSRTGAATEGWIPRQMPPLVLADDYPRTEEGLAGLFREVGLADVTTSVIDWDHLTTADEWWMSMGSGIGPSGRNYQAQAPEVRAAFRETYLRVAAELTDEDGTLRLPYRALLAVGTVVDSE, translated from the coding sequence GTGTCCAAGTCCGAAGATCCATCGACATCCTCCGTATCCGAGACCTTCGACGAGGCAGAGCGCGTGCTGTGGGCCGACGCCGGTTCCGGCTACGACGCCGTCTACGCCTCCTTGTGCGCGTACACGATTCCCGCTCTGCTCGACGGCGCCGCCGTCTCGGCCGGCAGCACCCTGCTCGACGTTGGCACCGGGACGGGCACCGTGGCCCGGGCCGCTGTGGCGCGCGGGGCCAGGGTGACGGCCGTCGACGCCGAGCCCTCGATGCTCGACCTGGCGCGGATGAAGGCGCCGGAGGCCGAGTTCCTGCTGGCGGTCGTGCCGGACCTGCCGTTCGAGCCGGGGACGTTCGACGCGGTGGCCGGCAACTTCGTGCTGGACCACTTCGGGCGGCCGAAGGTCGCGCTGCGGGCACTGCGGGACGTGGCCAAGGTCGGCGGCCGGGTGGCGTTCACCCTGTGGCCCGCGGAGCGCTCCGCCGGGCGGAGCGTGTTCTCCCGGACCGGCGCGGCGACCGAGGGCTGGATCCCGCGGCAGATGCCGCCGCTGGTCCTGGCCGACGACTACCCGCGGACCGAGGAGGGCCTGGCCGGGCTGTTCCGCGAGGTGGGACTGGCGGACGTCACCACCAGCGTGATCGACTGGGACCATCTCACCACCGCGGACGAGTGGTGGATGTCGATGGGGTCCGGCATCGGGCCGTCCGGCCGGAACTACCAGGCGCAGGCCCCCGAGGTCCGCGCCGCTTTCCGCGAGACCTATCTGCGGGTCGCCGCCGAGCTGACGGACGAGGACGGGACCCTGCGGCTCCCGTACCGCGCGCTCTTGGCCGTCGGGACCGTGGTCGACAGCGAGTAG
- a CDS encoding NAD(P)-dependent oxidoreductase codes for MTTKVAFLGLGAMGAPMAARLIGAGYEVVVWNRTPARAEPLVALGAGAAAAPAEAVAGAEFVVTMLSDPAAVAAVAESFAGALRPDAVLVEMSTIGPDGTERIRGLIPASVGLVDAPVMGSVDRAENGTLAVLAGGTPEDLARAAELLRLFGNVTECGGPGSGSARKLVLISGIVAGVAVVGEALALAERLGIADPRAVLEGSPLAGLVARAFATGVDFSAEMAAKDLRLAGEVLDLPVIAAAHRALEAVPDPDADLGEAVRALNEKR; via the coding sequence ATGACGACAAAGGTTGCTTTCCTGGGGCTGGGGGCGATGGGCGCGCCGATGGCGGCCCGCCTGATCGGCGCCGGCTACGAGGTCGTGGTGTGGAACCGGACGCCCGCGCGCGCCGAACCGCTGGTCGCGCTCGGCGCGGGCGCGGCGGCCGCGCCGGCCGAAGCGGTGGCCGGCGCGGAGTTCGTGGTGACGATGCTGTCCGACCCCGCCGCCGTGGCCGCGGTGGCCGAGTCCTTCGCCGGCGCGCTGCGCCCGGACGCGGTCCTGGTCGAGATGTCCACGATCGGGCCGGACGGGACCGAGCGGATCAGGGGTCTGATCCCGGCTTCGGTCGGCCTGGTCGACGCCCCGGTGATGGGCAGCGTGGACCGTGCCGAGAACGGCACGCTGGCGGTCCTGGCCGGCGGCACCCCCGAGGACCTGGCCCGCGCGGCCGAGCTGCTGAGGCTGTTCGGCAACGTCACCGAATGCGGCGGCCCCGGCAGCGGCTCGGCCCGCAAGCTGGTGCTGATCAGCGGCATCGTCGCCGGGGTGGCCGTGGTCGGCGAGGCGCTGGCGCTGGCCGAGCGGCTGGGCATCGCCGATCCGCGCGCGGTGCTGGAGGGCAGTCCGCTGGCCGGACTCGTGGCCCGCGCCTTCGCCACCGGCGTCGACTTCTCCGCCGAGATGGCCGCCAAGGACCTGCGCCTGGCCGGCGAGGTCCTGGACCTGCCGGTGATCGCCGCCGCGCACCGGGCGCTGGAGGCGGTCCCGGATCCGGACGCCGATCTCGGCGAAGCGGTGCGGGCTTTGAACGAGAAGCGCTGA
- a CDS encoding globin domain-containing protein, with product MVDPHLLRASWAKVAQYGEQVPLFFYGHLFLSHPEVRPMFPPSMAAQRDRLVAALGAVVANVDNLDAAVPFLQGLGRDHRKFAVEPGHYPAVGASLLATLEQFLGPDWTPAVAESWTEAYGIVAGVMNDAAAAAAESTPPWWEAEVVAHEVLGGRRDIARVTIATRQPYPYTAGQSMTLETAMAPARWRFYTPANPPRQDGLIELHVKLIGTVSWQLVNIMGVGDRLRLGPPVGHQLTLASTAPRTDLLLIAGSTGIAPLRAIVEELAQTPDHGRHVTVFYGARIASDLYDLPRLEQLAAHHAWLSVIPVVSDDAAWEGRHGLVGDAAAAYGNWPGHEVFIVGSAGMCEHAAARLKEAGVIPGAIHLEESQP from the coding sequence GTGGTGGATCCGCACCTCCTGCGCGCCTCCTGGGCGAAGGTCGCCCAGTACGGAGAGCAGGTGCCGTTGTTCTTCTACGGCCACCTGTTCCTCAGCCACCCCGAGGTGCGCCCGATGTTCCCGCCTTCCATGGCGGCACAGCGCGACCGGCTGGTCGCCGCCCTCGGAGCCGTCGTGGCCAACGTCGACAACCTCGACGCGGCCGTGCCGTTCCTGCAGGGCCTGGGCCGGGACCACCGCAAGTTCGCGGTGGAGCCCGGCCATTACCCGGCTGTCGGCGCGAGCCTGTTGGCCACCCTGGAGCAGTTCCTGGGGCCGGACTGGACGCCGGCGGTCGCCGAGTCCTGGACCGAGGCCTACGGCATCGTCGCCGGCGTGATGAACGACGCCGCCGCCGCGGCCGCGGAGAGCACCCCGCCGTGGTGGGAGGCCGAAGTCGTGGCGCACGAGGTGCTCGGCGGCCGGCGCGACATCGCGCGGGTCACCATCGCCACCCGGCAGCCCTACCCCTACACCGCCGGGCAGTCCATGACGCTGGAGACGGCGATGGCGCCGGCCCGCTGGCGCTTCTACACCCCGGCCAACCCGCCCCGCCAGGACGGGTTGATCGAGCTGCACGTGAAACTGATCGGCACGGTCTCCTGGCAGCTGGTGAACATCATGGGCGTGGGCGACCGGCTGCGCCTGGGCCCGCCGGTGGGCCACCAGCTCACCCTGGCCTCCACGGCGCCCCGCACCGACCTGCTGCTGATCGCCGGCAGCACCGGGATCGCCCCGCTGCGCGCGATCGTCGAGGAACTGGCGCAGACGCCCGACCACGGACGGCACGTCACCGTGTTCTACGGCGCCCGCATCGCCAGCGACCTGTACGACCTGCCGCGCTTGGAGCAGCTGGCCGCGCACCACGCCTGGCTCAGCGTGATCCCGGTGGTCTCCGACGACGCCGCCTGGGAGGGCCGGCACGGCCTGGTCGGCGACGCCGCGGCGGCCTACGGGAACTGGCCCGGCCATGAGGTCTTCATCGTCGGCTCGGCCGGCATGTGCGAGCACGCCGCGGCCCGGTTGAAGGAAGCGGGAGTGATCCCGGGGGCCATCCACCTGGAGGAGAGTCAGCCGTGA
- a CDS encoding group 1 truncated hemoglobin encodes MTESQTQSQWERVGGEPAVKAVLDRFYEGVLDEPQLSGFFENVAVDDIKPHLAEVLKVVLGGPGANTEIDLAGYLTEAHSGLGVSESDFELTGKVLLDTLEEFEVPADIVETIEGVLATVQPFVVAA; translated from the coding sequence ATGACCGAGAGCCAGACCCAGTCCCAGTGGGAGCGCGTCGGCGGGGAGCCGGCCGTCAAGGCCGTGCTCGACCGCTTCTACGAGGGCGTGCTCGACGAGCCGCAGCTCTCCGGCTTCTTCGAGAACGTCGCGGTGGACGACATCAAGCCGCACCTGGCGGAGGTGCTCAAGGTCGTGCTCGGCGGCCCCGGCGCCAACACCGAGATAGACCTGGCCGGCTACCTCACCGAGGCGCACTCGGGCCTGGGCGTCTCGGAGTCCGACTTCGAGCTGACCGGCAAGGTCCTGCTGGACACGCTGGAGGAGTTCGAGGTCCCGGCCGACATCGTCGAGACCATCGAGGGCGTGCTGGCCACCGTGCAGCCCTTCGTGGTGGCCGCGTAG
- a CDS encoding M48 family metalloprotease, with amino-acid sequence MLSVMVLLAAVYGGAIFLMIRFMGRAWPLGLAVVVAFAMFQILTSGKVALRTMGARVVTAEEEPELHAVVDRLCALSGMKKPALAVAESRVPNACAVGRSKGDATLCVTRGLLDTLEPPELEGVIAHELSHVQHGDAAVMTVAAFVGVLAGLVARVGLRFIYIGGRARGLWHIIVAAIGLIALAAATWFVSLVLTRSLSRYREFAADRSAAQLTGNPSALASALAKVEAKVHGGGGIPQTDLRKAGALNAFYFAPVTAAKTTAHHVLSTHPTTQARLDRLTKMSAQMSKND; translated from the coding sequence ATGCTGTCCGTGATGGTGCTGCTGGCCGCCGTCTACGGCGGCGCCATCTTCCTGATGATCCGCTTCATGGGGCGCGCCTGGCCGCTCGGGCTCGCCGTGGTCGTCGCCTTCGCCATGTTCCAGATCCTGACCTCCGGCAAGGTCGCGCTGCGCACCATGGGTGCCCGCGTGGTCACCGCCGAGGAGGAACCGGAGCTGCACGCCGTGGTCGACCGGCTGTGCGCGCTGTCCGGCATGAAGAAGCCGGCCCTGGCCGTGGCCGAGTCCCGGGTCCCGAACGCCTGCGCGGTCGGCCGCTCCAAGGGCGACGCGACCCTGTGCGTGACCCGCGGGCTGCTGGACACGCTGGAGCCGCCGGAGCTCGAGGGCGTCATCGCCCACGAACTCTCGCACGTCCAGCACGGCGACGCCGCGGTGATGACCGTGGCCGCGTTCGTCGGCGTCCTGGCCGGCCTGGTCGCCCGGGTCGGGCTGCGCTTCATCTACATCGGCGGCCGGGCCCGCGGCCTGTGGCACATCATCGTCGCGGCCATCGGCCTGATCGCGCTGGCCGCCGCCACCTGGTTCGTCTCCCTGGTCCTGACCCGCTCGCTGTCCCGCTACCGCGAGTTCGCCGCCGACCGCTCGGCGGCGCAGCTGACCGGCAACCCCTCGGCCCTGGCCTCCGCCCTGGCGAAGGTCGAGGCGAAGGTGCACGGCGGCGGCGGGATCCCGCAGACCGACCTGCGCAAGGCCGGCGCTCTGAACGCGTTCTACTTCGCGCCGGTGACCGCCGCGAAGACCACCGCGCACCACGTGCTCTCCACGCATCCGACCACTCAGGCTCGCCTGGATCGGCTCACCAAGATGTCCGCGCAGATGTCGAAGAACGATTGA
- a CDS encoding glycohydrolase toxin TNT-related protein (This protein contains a domain related to Tuberculosis Necrotizing Toxin, which is the C-terminal effector domain of outer membrane channel protein CpnT, and which has a lethal NAD+-glycohydrolase activity.), translated as MTENWQQEPTPWLSTARDRAESGPESIPAMPHGLEPVPISRPGEPAPPPNRPIAAPGPRPEIAPPPFVDSSYGAKPYEPGSYTQPSFTPPTPYSPPAPYSPPAPPLPYAEPARPELAPAYQPEPRWQEPEPYIANPYIETAYVENPYAPPTPPPPPPPPVGEPIIGSPIGGNPIIGNPEDGTSTMMVAVGTVQPAAARPPEVSTVEEAERILGYAVESLDADPDLYSIGTVTDGAVCLIPDDGRWSIFLADGGRRRFAGSFDNPEQAAIHFAGVLLLASAERGALPKHTSQAALPGRSADPLAEMLAGPPITPMAGDPPTTLYTDQRLTILTPGTEVDRFGDQLGNTVYAARTRYPHRSLPPDYVERPYRVYRVRDPLRALTGTAIPWFGQPGGGMAYLLPRSIRDLLHEGVLVEIPSATVAPS; from the coding sequence ATGACGGAGAACTGGCAGCAGGAACCCACACCGTGGCTCTCCACCGCGCGTGATCGTGCCGAATCGGGACCGGAGTCGATTCCGGCGATGCCGCACGGGCTCGAGCCGGTCCCGATATCCCGACCCGGCGAGCCGGCGCCGCCGCCGAACCGGCCGATCGCGGCGCCCGGTCCGCGGCCGGAGATAGCGCCGCCGCCGTTCGTCGACTCGTCGTACGGGGCGAAGCCCTACGAGCCCGGCTCTTATACGCAGCCGTCCTTTACGCCGCCGACGCCGTATTCGCCACCGGCACCGTATTCGCCGCCGGCACCGCCCCTGCCGTACGCGGAGCCGGCCCGCCCGGAACTGGCCCCGGCCTACCAGCCCGAGCCCCGTTGGCAGGAGCCGGAGCCCTACATCGCGAACCCTTATATCGAGACCGCGTATGTAGAGAACCCTTATGCGCCGCCGACGCCTCCGCCGCCGCCCCCGCCTCCCGTCGGCGAACCGATCATCGGCAGCCCGATCGGCGGAAACCCGATCATCGGCAACCCCGAAGACGGCACCTCGACCATGATGGTCGCGGTCGGCACGGTCCAGCCCGCCGCCGCGCGCCCGCCGGAGGTCAGCACCGTCGAGGAGGCGGAGCGCATCCTCGGCTACGCCGTGGAGTCCCTGGACGCCGACCCGGACCTGTACTCCATCGGCACCGTCACCGACGGCGCGGTCTGCCTGATCCCGGACGACGGCCGCTGGTCCATCTTCCTGGCCGACGGCGGCCGGCGCCGCTTCGCCGGCTCCTTCGACAACCCCGAGCAGGCGGCGATCCACTTCGCCGGCGTCCTGCTCCTGGCCTCCGCCGAACGCGGAGCGCTGCCCAAGCACACCAGCCAGGCGGCGCTCCCCGGCCGCAGCGCCGACCCGCTGGCCGAGATGCTCGCCGGCCCGCCGATCACCCCGATGGCCGGCGACCCGCCGACCACGCTCTACACCGACCAGCGCCTCACGATCCTGACCCCGGGCACGGAGGTCGACCGTTTCGGGGACCAACTGGGCAACACCGTCTATGCGGCCCGCACCAGATACCCGCACCGGTCCCTGCCGCCGGATTACGTAGAGCGGCCCTACCGGGTGTACCGGGTCCGTGACCCCCTGCGTGCCCTCACCGGTACCGCGATCCCGTGGTTCGGTCAGCCGGGTGGCGGAATGGCGTACCTGTTGCCGCGCTCTATAAGGGACCTTCTCCATGAGGGCGTTCTGGTGGAAATCCCCTCCGCCACGGTCGCCCCGTCCTGA